The Sphingorhabdus sp. Alg231-15 genome has a segment encoding these proteins:
- the obgE gene encoding GTPase ObgE, giving the protein MHFLDQAKIYVSSGQGGPGAVSFRREKYIQYGGPDGGNGGKGGDIIFRAVEGLNTLIDFRYTQHIKAQRGKGGAGRNRTGAGGEDRVIKIPVGTQVLSEDKEHVLLDFTREGQEEMFLEGGVGGRGNASYKSSTNRAPRQHQPGEPGEETAVWLRLKLIADAGLVGLPNAGKSTLINFVSNSKAKVGAYPFTTIHPQLGVVQHRSREFVLADIPGLIDGAAEGAGIGDRFLGHIERCKVLLHLIDATGDDPVAAWKTVTKELEQYGGGLSKKPQILALNKADLLDDELMAAIADDLRAAGAEEVLPLSGATGKGMDAVLDKVLEAVGGHSSIEKQDQIASGVDVDGDEEEKADWSPL; this is encoded by the coding sequence ATGCATTTCTTAGATCAAGCCAAAATTTATGTGAGCTCTGGCCAGGGCGGGCCCGGTGCTGTCAGTTTTCGGCGCGAAAAATATATCCAATATGGCGGCCCAGACGGCGGTAACGGCGGCAAAGGCGGCGATATTATCTTCAGGGCGGTTGAAGGTCTCAACACCTTGATCGACTTTCGCTATACACAGCATATCAAGGCACAGCGCGGCAAAGGCGGCGCTGGCCGAAACCGAACGGGTGCCGGTGGCGAAGACCGTGTCATCAAGATACCGGTGGGAACGCAGGTCCTGTCCGAAGACAAGGAGCATGTCCTGCTCGACTTTACTCGTGAAGGGCAGGAAGAAATGTTCCTCGAGGGTGGTGTTGGCGGCCGCGGTAACGCCAGCTACAAGAGCTCCACCAATCGCGCACCGCGACAGCATCAACCGGGTGAACCAGGCGAAGAGACAGCGGTATGGCTGCGACTGAAATTGATTGCGGATGCCGGTCTGGTCGGATTGCCCAATGCAGGTAAGTCAACACTGATCAACTTTGTCAGCAATTCAAAAGCCAAGGTGGGTGCTTATCCGTTCACGACAATTCACCCGCAGTTGGGCGTCGTCCAGCATCGGAGCCGCGAATTTGTTCTGGCGGATATTCCCGGCCTGATTGACGGCGCCGCGGAAGGTGCCGGCATTGGCGATCGGTTTCTCGGTCATATTGAGCGTTGCAAGGTACTGCTCCACTTGATTGATGCAACTGGTGACGACCCTGTTGCCGCTTGGAAGACCGTGACCAAGGAGCTAGAACAATATGGCGGTGGCCTGTCCAAGAAGCCTCAGATACTGGCGTTGAACAAGGCTGATCTGCTTGATGACGAGTTGATGGCTGCTATCGCCGATGATCTTCGTGCAGCAGGCGCTGAAGAGGTATTACCCCTGTCGGGCGCGACCGGAAAAGGCATGGATGCCGTCCTCGACAAGGTGCTTGAAGCGGTCGGCGGCCACAGCTCGATCGAGAAACAGGACCAAATTGCCAGCGGTGTGGATGTCGATGGCGACGAGGAGGAAAAAGCGGACTGGTCACCGCTGTGA
- the proB gene encoding glutamate 5-kinase, which translates to MTATSNAVIVVKIGSSLLIGEDGTLRRGWLETLVSDVAKRHQAGASVIIVSSGSIALGARKLGLEKGGRANLSDAQAAASVGQIALSSLWSELLAEHDITAAQMLLTLDDLEDRKRYLNVTATLEKLLENGSVPVINENDSIATDEIRFGDNDRLAARVAQAASADHVYLLSDVDGLYDRTAGGAAEGQFIGLVEQVDARIMAMADGSSSSGLGSGGMTSKLEAAQIANLAGIELSIISGREEHPLERYALTDVGTLFKASGNANARKSWLGGRLTSAGTITIDTGAAKALSEGNSLLAAGIVTIDGQFERSDVVEIANPDGRVIARGLAEYDALDCAKIIRRRSSELEALLGYAPRSAVVHRNQMVLV; encoded by the coding sequence GTGACAGCCACGTCAAATGCAGTCATCGTCGTAAAAATTGGTTCGTCCCTTCTCATTGGCGAAGACGGCACCCTGCGCCGGGGGTGGCTTGAGACACTGGTCTCTGATGTTGCAAAACGCCATCAGGCCGGCGCATCGGTCATCATAGTATCCTCCGGATCAATAGCATTGGGCGCACGCAAGCTGGGACTGGAAAAAGGCGGTCGGGCCAATCTGTCCGATGCGCAGGCCGCCGCATCCGTCGGGCAGATTGCACTGAGCAGCCTGTGGTCGGAATTGCTTGCCGAACATGACATTACGGCCGCCCAGATGTTGCTGACGCTGGACGATCTGGAAGACCGCAAGCGCTATCTCAACGTAACGGCCACGCTTGAAAAACTGCTGGAGAACGGTTCTGTTCCAGTGATTAACGAGAATGATAGCATCGCCACCGACGAAATCCGTTTTGGCGACAATGATCGGCTTGCAGCGCGGGTCGCCCAAGCGGCCTCTGCTGATCATGTCTACCTCTTGTCCGATGTCGACGGCCTGTATGACAGGACCGCTGGCGGCGCAGCGGAGGGGCAGTTTATCGGCCTCGTAGAACAGGTGGATGCGCGGATCATGGCGATGGCGGACGGTTCGTCATCGTCTGGCTTGGGCTCTGGCGGCATGACGTCAAAGCTTGAAGCCGCGCAGATCGCCAATCTGGCCGGGATCGAATTGTCGATTATTTCCGGCCGGGAAGAGCATCCATTGGAACGCTATGCGCTGACTGACGTCGGCACCCTGTTCAAAGCCAGCGGCAATGCCAATGCCCGCAAAAGCTGGTTGGGTGGCCGCCTGACCTCTGCCGGAACAATCACGATTGATACTGGTGCTGCTAAAGCACTAAGCGAAGGAAATAGCCTGCTAGCCGCCGGGATAGTGACTATTGATGGCCAGTTTGAACGCAGTGATGTTGTTGAAATTGCCAATCCCGATGGCCGAGTCATCGCGCGGGGTCTGGCGGAATATGATGCGCTCGACTGTGCAAAGATTATCAGGCGTCGCAGCTCCGAGCTCGAGGCCTTGCTCGGCTACGCACCGCGCAGCGCTGTCGTCCATCGAAATCAGATGGTGCTGGTATGA